A genomic window from Solanum stenotomum isolate F172 chromosome 10, ASM1918654v1, whole genome shotgun sequence includes:
- the LOC125841703 gene encoding receptor-like protein kinase HSL1, translating into MEFSHFPTGKRSLYLILLLNFIPIFVTSQSPATTERDTLLKIKRQWGNPVALDSWNSTSSPCSWPEIECDDGKVTGIILQEKNITVEIPSSICELQNLTFLNLRLNYLPGKFPTFLYKCSNLQHLDLSQNYFVGSIPEDIDRLGKLKYLNLGGNNFTGDIPPSVGNLTELETLCMNLNLFDGSFPAEIGNLTNLESLGLEFNGFSPMALPPEFGKLKKIRYIWMRDTKLIGEIPESFGDFQNLELIDFAYNNLEGKIPSGLFLLKNLTMMYLHGNRLSGRIPETFDSSKLMELDVSNNYLTGTIPESFGGFKHLEIMNLFDNQLYGAIPESIAKIPSLKVFKVFRNKLNGSLPSEMGLHSKLESFEVSLNSFTGNLPEHLCAGGTLFGAVAYANNLSGEIPKSLGTCSSLRSIQLYKNQFSGEIPSGVWTLVNMTSLLLSDNSFSGELPSKIAFNFMRLEISNNKFSGEIPVGISSWRSLVVLLASNNSFSGRIPVELTSLSQITQLELDGNSLSGELPADIISWKSLAILDLARNKLSGKIPASIGLIPDLVALDLSQNQFSGPIPPQLGVKRITSLNVSSNQLTGNIPDAFANLAFENSFLNNPSLCTTNSLPYLPSCNNAKVSNSKRLSHRVLALILVLAFAVFLFSVISTLFMVRDYRRKKHKRDVASWKLTSFQRLDFTEANILSSLTENNMIGSGGSGKVYRISVGRPNEYVAVKRIWSDRKVDYILEREFLAEVQILGSIRHSNIVKLLCCISSEDSKLLVYEYMVNHSLDGWLHGRKRVSLSNKVMDWPKRLEVAIGAAQGLCYMHHDCTPPIIHRDVKSSNILLDSDFTAKIADFGLAKILEKKGELNTMSAVAGSFGYIAPEYVYTTKVNEKIDIYSFGVVLLELVTGRQPNFGDEHTSLAEWAWKQHGEGNTAIDNMLDTDIKETCYLEEMKTVFRLGLICTSNLPASRPSMKEILQILHRCKSFRYSGGKSPDTEYDVAPLLSGNNSEKYIASYKRINSNKVIDDSSDDGLIISTV; encoded by the exons atggagTTTTCCCATTTTCCGACCGGAAAACGGTCCCTTTATCTCATTCTTCTACTAAACTTCATACCCATTTTCGTAACTTCACAATCTCCGGCCACTACTGAACGTGACACTCTACTGAAGATTAAGCGTCAATGGGGAAACCCAGTAGCACTTGACTCATGGAACTCTACTTCTTCTCCTTGTAGCTGGCCGGAGATTGAGTGTGATGATGGGAAGGTTACCGGAATAAtacttcaagaaaaaaatatcactGTTGAAATTCCAAGTTCTATTTGTGAACTTCAAAATCTTACTTTTCTTAATCTCCGGTTGAATTATCTTCCCGGAAAGTTCCcaacttttctttacaaatgTTCCAATTTGCAGCATTTGGATCTTTCTCAGAATTACTTTGTGGGTTCCATCCCGGAGGATATTGACAGGCTTGGGAAACTCAAGTATCTTAATTTGGGTGGTAATAATTTCACCGGAGATATCCCGCCGTCAGTCGGGAATTTGACGGAGCTGGAGACCTTGTGTATGAATTTGAACTTGTTTGATGGGAGTTTCCCGGCGGAAATCGGGAACTTAACCAATCTTGAAAGTTTGGGGTTGGAGTTTAATGGGTTTTCTCCGATGGCACTACCGCCGGAGtttgggaagctgaagaagaTAAGGTATATTTGGATGAGAGATACGAAATTGATCGGTGAAATCCCTGAAAGTTTCGGGGATTTTCAGAATCTTGAGCTTATTGATTTTGCTTACAACAATCTGGAAGGAAAAATCCCTTCTGGGTTGTTTCTGTTGAAGAATTTGACGATGATGTACTTGCACGGTAATCGTCTTTCGGGTCGAATCCCTGAAACTTTTGATTCATCAAAGTTGATGGAACTTGATGTTTCCAACAACTATTTAACTGGAACAATCCCAGAAAGTTTTGGAGGGTTTAAACATTTGGAAATTATGAATCTGTTTGATAACCAATTGTATGGAGCAATTCCAGAGAGCATAGCCAAGATTCCATCTTTGAAGGTATTCAAAGTGTTTAGGAATAAACTGAATGGGAGCTTACCATCTGAAATGGGACTTCATTCGAAACTcgaatcttttgaagtttcgCTGAATTCCTTCACTGGAAACTTGCCAGAGCATTTGTGTGCTGGAGGAACTCTTTTTGGTGCTGTAGCTTATGCTAACAATTTGTCTGGTGAAATACCAAAATCACTCGGAACTTGTTCTAGTCTACGTTCGATTCAGCTCTACAAGAATCAGTTTTCGGGTGAGATTCCATCTGGGGTTTGGACTTTGGTTAACATGACAAGTTTGTTGTTGAGTGATAACTCATTTTCCGGGGAGCTACCGAGTAAAATTGCATTCAATTTTATGCGGTTAGAGATTAGTAACAACAAGTTTTCTGGTGAAATTCCTGTGGGGATATCTTCTTGGAGGAGTTTAGTGGTGCTTTTGGCAAGTAACAATTCATTTTCAGGTCGGATTCCAGTGGAATTGACTAGTCTTTCTCAGATAACTCAGCTAGAGCTTGATGGTAATTCGTTATCTGGAGAACTTCCAGCCGATATAATATCCTGGAAGTCGTTGGCAATATTGGATCTTGCCAGGAATAAACTCTCTGGCAAGATTCCAGCATCTATAGGTTTAATCCCTGATCTTGTTGCTCTAGATTTGTCTCAGAATCAATTTTCAGGTCCAATTCCACCTCAACTAGGTGTAAAAAGGATCACTAGCCTTAACGTATCGTCAAATCAACTTACCGGGAATATCCCTGATGCATTTGCTAACCTAGCCTTTGAAAACAGTTTCTTGAACAATCCCAGTCTTTGTACAACCAACTCACTTCCATATCTTCCAAGTTGTAATAATGCGAAAGTTTCCAATTCCAAAAGATTGTCCCATAGAGTCCTAGCCCTGATTCTAGTCCTTGCATTCGCTGTTTTCCTATTTAGTGTTATATCGACCTTGTTCATGGTTAGAGACTACAGGAGGAAGAAGCATAAGCGCGATGTTGCAAGCTGGAAGTTGACTTCATTCCAGAGGTTGGATTTCACAGAGGCGAACATTTTGTCAAGTTTGAcggaaaataacatgattggaaGTGGTGGATCGGGTAAGGTGTACAGAATTTCCGTTGGCAGACCAAATGAGTATGTTGCTGTGAAGAGGATTTGGAGTGATAGGAAAGTAGACTACATTCTGGAGAGGGAATTCTTGGCTGAGGTTCAGATATTGGGATCAATTAGACATTCCAATATAGTGAAATTATTGTGTTGTATATCAAGTGAGGATTCAAAGTTGCTCGTTTACGAGTACATGGTAAATCACAGTCTTGATGGATGGCTTCATGGGAGGAAGAGAGTTTCCTTGAGTAATAAAGTCATGGATTGGCCAAAAAGATTGGAGGTTGCCATTGGAGCTGCTCAAGGACTTTGTTATATGCACCATGACTGCACTCCACCGATCATTCATCGCGATGTAAAATCAAGCAATATCTTGTTGGATTCTGATTTCACAGCCAAAATAGCTGATTTTGGGTTAGCCAAGATTTTAGAGAAGAAAGGAGAGCTTAACACCATGTCTGCTGTTGCAGGTTCCTTTGGTTACATAGCTCCAG AGTATGTTTATACAACGAAAGTGAACGAGAAGATTGATATCTATAGCTTCGGGGTGGTGCTATTGGAGCTAGTGACAGGAAGACAACCAAATTTTGGGGACGAGCATACAAGCCTGGCAGAATGGGCATGGAAGCAGCACGGAGAAGGGAACACTGCCATCGATAATATGTTAGATACAGATATCAAAGAAACATGTTACTTGGAAGAAATGAAGACTGTGTTCAGACTCGGGCTTATATGCACGAGCAACTTACCTGCAAGCAGGCCTTCCATGAAAGAGATTCTGCAGATACTTCATCGATGCAAGTCCTTTAGGTATTCTGGAGGAAAATCACCAGATACAGAGTATGATGTTGCTCCTCTCCTTAGCGGAAACAACAGCGAAAAATACATTGCTAGTTACAAACGTATTAATTCCAATAAGGTAATAGATGATAGTAGTGATGATGGTCTAATAATTTCCACTGTGTAA